Below is a genomic region from Escherichia ruysiae.
CAACTTAACGTTAATGCGGGTACGCCCCTGTACAACCTGGAAACGGTTGGCAATGCCCAGCTCGCTGAACAGTTGCTGAAATCCGTCCTGATTGTCTTTACCCAGAAAGCCGCCAACGGTGACATCAATACCCAGATCTTTCAGAACTTTGGCAACGTTGATACCTTTACCCGCCGCATGAAGACCGGTGGTTTTCACCAGGTTCACTTCGCCGCGTTCAATTTCCGGGCAGAAACCAACAAGGTCATACGCCGGATTGAGGGTGATCGTAGCAACACGTCTGCTCATTACGCGCCCTCCCCAAGACCTGCGGCGATGGCGTCGCCAATTGCCTTCAGTGCCTGTTCAGCATCCGCCCCCTGGGCGGTAAAGCGCAGGCGATGACCTTTCTTAACGCCAAGTGCCACAACTTTCATCAGACTACGTCCGTTTGCCGGTTTGCCGGTGCCATCAAGGTTTGTCACGGTAATATCACTGTTAAATTGTTTAATGGTATTGACCAGCATGGTGCCTGGACGAGCATGCAGGCCGTGTTCGTTGCGCACCACAAACTCCGCGCTTAACACGTCGTCAGTCGGCGCATCATCGCTGGTCAGCAGTGCCAGCAATGTTGCCGCATCCGCTTTCAGCAAACGGTCAGCTTTATTGTCGAGTAACAGATCGGCGAGACGCTTAAGAACCGCGACGGGCTGATCGTCATTCATTGCCACACTCACCAGCATGGCTGCCGTTTCGCCGTCCACATCAAAAGCATTTGCCGCGCGGCTTACCGCAATCGCGCTACGCAGGTTGCCTTCGGCGCTATCGCTCAGCCAGATGCCCTGTCCGAGATTCAGAGGTTGTTCATTGATGGCTTTAGTGACGAAGGTGGCGTCAACGGCACCCGCTTCTTTCAGACGTGCAGCGTTCAGCGCCTGCAGAGTCAGCAGATCGCTGGCGACAATATCCAGCGTCAGCATTTCGTTATCGAGTTTCAGCTGCTCACTCTGCTTTTCGCCCATCAGCAATGCGCGAAGTTCTTCTGCAGTCGTTGCTGACTTCAGTTGTTCAGCAACGGAATCATCGCTTAGCACGTGGGTCAGCTGGCGCAGCAGGCCCAGGTGTTCGTCCGAGCTGGCGGCAATACCGATCGCCACGTATGCCACCTGACCGTCACTCCAGGTGACGCCTTCCGGGAACTGAAACACCTGAACGCCGGTTTTCAGCACCTGATCGCGGGTGTCGGTGGTGCCGTGGGGAATGGCAATACCATTGCCGAGGAACGTTGAGGTTTGCTGCTCGCGCGCCAGCATGCCATTGACGTAGCCTTCAGCTACATTACCGGCCTGCACCAGCGCCGCAGCGACCTGGCGAATCGCCTCTTCTTTGTCTCCGGCCTTTTCGCCCGGATGGATGTCCTGTACGGATAACTGGAACATAGTTCTCCTCTCTTGCTGAATTGAAACGATTCAGCTTCTATGAGAAAAAAAGCGCCAACCTGGCTTACGGTTAAAGACAAGATCGCGCTGAAACGTTTCAATAAAGCATAATACTTCTGTTTCAGCACGCAAGGGAAGCTGTAAACTTATGACCAAAATTTTGATGCGCTGCACAATTTTTTGTCATTTTTCCTAATTGCTGACGGGAAAACTCGTTGCCAGCAATTTCATTTCAGCAGCGTCAGCAGACAATCAACAAGAGTGAAATGGCATTTTGATTATTCGTGGCGAGTTTGATTTCACTGACTGTTTATTTTCTGACAAGCAGCGTAAACTCCGCGTCTCCATCTTTCAGTGATCGACCAGCATGCATAACTCCCCCGCAGTCTCCAGCGCGAAATCGTTTGACCTGACATCGACGGCGTTTTTAATCGTTGCCTTTCTCACCGGTATTGCGGGCGCTCTGCAAACCCCGACGCTCAGTATATTCCTTACCGATGAAGTGCACGCCCGTCCGGCGATGGTGGGATTCTTCTTTACCGGCAGTGCTGTCATCGGGATTCTGGTGAGTCAGTTTCTCGCCGGACGCTCTGATAAGCGTGGCGATCGTAAATCACTGATTGTCTTTTGCTGCCTGTTAGGCGTGCTGGCCTGCATCCTTTTTGCCTGGAACCGCAACTACTTTGTTTTGCTGTTCGTTGGTGTCTTTCTTAGTAGCTTTGGCTCTACCGCCAACCCGCAAATGTTTGCTCTCGCCCGTGAGCACGCTGACAAAACCGGGCGTGAAGCGGTGATGTTCAGCTCTTTTTTACGCGCTCAGGTTTCGTTGGCATGGGTCATTGGTCCGCCGCTGGCTTATGCCCTGGCGATGGGGTTCAGCTTTACGGTGATGTATCTCAGCGCAGCAGTGGCGTTTATTGTCTGCGGCCTGATGGTGTGGCTATTTTTACCGTCGATGCAAAAAGAGGTTCCGCTGGCGACCGGCACGGTTGAAGCGCCGCGCCGTAATCGTCGCGATACGCTACTGCTGTTTGTCATTTGTACGTTGATGTGGGGGTCAAATAGCCTGTACATCATCAACATGCCACTGTTTATTATCAACGAATTGCATCTTCCCGAGAAACTGGCGGGCGTGATGATGGGAACCGCCGCAGGCCTGGAAATCCCGACCATGTTGATCGCGGGTTATTTTGCCAAACGTCTGGGTAAGCGTTTCTTAATGCGCGTTGCCGCCGTGGGTGGCGTCTGTTTTTACGCAGGTATGCTGATGGCGCATTCACCTGTCATTCTGTTGGGCTTGCAGCTGCTGAATGCTATTTTTATTGGCATTCTGGGTGGCATCGGGATGCTCTATTTTCAGGATCTGATGCCCGGTCAGGCGGGTTCAGCAACCACGCTCTATACCAATACCTCGCGTGTGGGCTGGATCATCGCGGGGTCAGTGGCGGGCATAGTCGCCGAAATCTGGAATTATCACGCCGTGTTCTGGTTTGCGATGGTGATGATTATCGCCACTCTGTTCTGCTTACTGCGGATTAAAGATGTTTAAGGCGCGGTCAGTATTTCCAGATCGATAAGCCAGGTCATCGCCTGCTGACGCGTGTTACCGCACATTTCAGCACTGGCTTGTAAACCTGCGCAAACTTTCGGACGTAGCGGCGATGTAAAAATTTTACAACGTTGCTGTTCATCAAGCTGAATGCAGGGCGTATTGGCGGGCTTGCCATCTGGCATACCAGGTATAGGGCTGGAAATTGAAGGGGCAGTGCAACACGCCCCGCAACCCGGACGGCATTCCATACGTTGTTCTCTTAAGGTTAACCACCGGATTGATGAGCGCGCACAGTACCACCTTTTTTGCACCAGCAAAAGTGCGAATACCACTTGCCTGAAAGGCTCGTCGCGAGTAGTTTGACGCGATATTTTTGACATTTTCGATAACAGGAATTTTTCGATGCCAAGAGCGAACGAAATTAAAAAAGGTATGGTACTGAATTACAACGGCAAATTGCTGCTGGTTAAGGATATTGATATTCAGTCTCCCACCGCCCGTGGTGCCGCTACGCTGTACAAAATGCGTTTTTCTGATGTCCGTACCGGGCTGAAAGTGGAAGAACGCTTCAAAGGCGATGATATCGTTGACACCGTAACGCTGACCCGTCGTTACGTTGACTTCTCCTACGTCGATGGCAACGAATATGTCTTTATGGATAAAGAAGACTATACCCCGTATACCTTCACTAAAGATCAGATCGAAGAAGAGCTGCTGTTTATGCCGGAAGGCGGTATGCCGGATATGCAGGTTCTGACCTGGGACGGTCAACTTCTGGCGCTTGAACTGCCGCAAACCGTTGATCTGGAAATTGTTGAAACCGCACCGGGCATCAAAGGCGCGTCTGCCAGCGCCCGTAACAAACCGGCGACATTGAGCACCGGTCTGGTCATTCAAGTACCAGAATACTTAAGCCCAGGCGAAAAAATTCGTATCCATATCGAAGAACGCCGCTATATGGGTCGTGCTGACTGACTTCAGCCAGATATCAGAAAAGGGATGGCTCAGACTGTCCCTTTTTTAATTTATTATACCAATCTTCTATTTTGCGCTTCCTGAACATCGTTCTCCCGCAATATTCACCACTAAATTGATCGCCCTCACACTTCATCGCATTAACAATCCAGACCAATTTCAATTGCTGTCATATAACTTTACACTGTCGTTGTTAATTAATCGTTACTAAGACGTGACTCCTATGAATACAATCGCCTCCGTTACGCTCCCGCAGCATGTACACTCGCCCCGCTACGATCGGCAACAATTGAAATCTCGTATCGTTCATTTTGGATTTGGAGCCTTCCACCGTGCGCATCAGGCGCTATTAACCGACCGTGTGCTGAATGCCCAGGGCGGCGACTGGGGGATCTGTGAAATCAGCCTGTTCAGTGGCGATCAGTTGATGAGCCAGCTTCGCGCGCAGGATCATTTATACACCGTGTTAGAGAAAGGCGCAGACGGCAACCAGGCTATTATTATTGGAGCCGTTCGCGAGTGCCTGAATGCAAAACTGGATTCCTTAGCGGCGATTATTGAGAAGTTTTGCGAGCCGCAGGTGGCGATTGTTTCCCTGACGATTACCGAAAAAGGCTATTGCATCGACCCGGCTACCGGCACACTCGACATCAGCAATCCACGTATCGTTCACGATCTACAAAGTCCCGAAGATCCTCACTCCGCGCCAGGCATTCTCGTCGAAGCACTAAAGCGCCGCCGTGAGCGCGGCCTTGCCCCGTTTACCGTGCTCTCCTGCGACAACATTCCCGATAATGGCCATGTGGTGAAAAACGCGGTGCTGGGGATGGCGGAAAAACGTTCGCCAGAACTTGCGGAATGGATAAAAGATCACGTCAGCTTTCCGGGAACCATGGTAGACCGCATTGTCCCGGCAGCAACAGACGAATCACTGGCGGAAATTAGCCAGCATCTGGGCGTGAATGATCCCTGTGCGATTAGCTGCGAGCCGTTTATCCAATGGGTGGTGGAAGATAACTTCCTCGCGGGGCGCCCTGCCTGGGAAGTCGCTGGCGTGCAGATGGTCAATGATGTTCTGCCGTGGGAGGAGATGAAACTGCGTATGCTTAATGGTAGTCACTCTTTTCTCGCTTATCTGGGTTATCTCGCAGGATTCGCCCATATCAGTGATTGTATGCAGGATCGCGCATTTCTCCATGCCGCCAGAACATTAATGCTGGATGAGCAAGCGCCGACGCTGCGGATCAAAGATGTCGATTTAACACAATATGCGGATAAGTTAATTGCACGTTTTGCTAACCCGGCGCTGAAACATAAGACCTGGCA
It encodes:
- the fruB gene encoding fused PTS fructose transporter subunit IIA/HPr protein; translation: MFQLSVQDIHPGEKAGDKEEAIRQVAAALVQAGNVAEGYVNGMLAREQQTSTFLGNGIAIPHGTTDTRDQVLKTGVQVFQFPEGVTWSDGQVAYVAIGIAASSDEHLGLLRQLTHVLSDDSVAEQLKSATTAEELRALLMGEKQSEQLKLDNEMLTLDIVASDLLTLQALNAARLKEAGAVDATFVTKAINEQPLNLGQGIWLSDSAEGNLRSAIAVSRAANAFDVDGETAAMLVSVAMNDDQPVAVLKRLADLLLDNKADRLLKADAATLLALLTSDDAPTDDVLSAEFVVRNEHGLHARPGTMLVNTIKQFNSDITVTNLDGTGKPANGRSLMKVVALGVKKGHRLRFTAQGADAEQALKAIGDAIAAGLGEGA
- the setB gene encoding sugar efflux transporter SetB, with the translated sequence MHNSPAVSSAKSFDLTSTAFLIVAFLTGIAGALQTPTLSIFLTDEVHARPAMVGFFFTGSAVIGILVSQFLAGRSDKRGDRKSLIVFCCLLGVLACILFAWNRNYFVLLFVGVFLSSFGSTANPQMFALAREHADKTGREAVMFSSFLRAQVSLAWVIGPPLAYALAMGFSFTVMYLSAAVAFIVCGLMVWLFLPSMQKEVPLATGTVEAPRRNRRDTLLLFVICTLMWGSNSLYIINMPLFIINELHLPEKLAGVMMGTAAGLEIPTMLIAGYFAKRLGKRFLMRVAAVGGVCFYAGMLMAHSPVILLGLQLLNAIFIGILGGIGMLYFQDLMPGQAGSATTLYTNTSRVGWIIAGSVAGIVAEIWNYHAVFWFAMVMIIATLFCLLRIKDV
- a CDS encoding YkgJ family cysteine cluster protein, translated to MECRPGCGACCTAPSISSPIPGMPDGKPANTPCIQLDEQQRCKIFTSPLRPKVCAGLQASAEMCGNTRQQAMTWLIDLEILTAP
- the yeiP gene encoding elongation factor P-like protein YeiP yields the protein MPRANEIKKGMVLNYNGKLLLVKDIDIQSPTARGAATLYKMRFSDVRTGLKVEERFKGDDIVDTVTLTRRYVDFSYVDGNEYVFMDKEDYTPYTFTKDQIEEELLFMPEGGMPDMQVLTWDGQLLALELPQTVDLEIVETAPGIKGASASARNKPATLSTGLVIQVPEYLSPGEKIRIHIEERRYMGRAD
- a CDS encoding mannitol dehydrogenase family protein — translated: MNTIASVTLPQHVHSPRYDRQQLKSRIVHFGFGAFHRAHQALLTDRVLNAQGGDWGICEISLFSGDQLMSQLRAQDHLYTVLEKGADGNQAIIIGAVRECLNAKLDSLAAIIEKFCEPQVAIVSLTITEKGYCIDPATGTLDISNPRIVHDLQSPEDPHSAPGILVEALKRRRERGLAPFTVLSCDNIPDNGHVVKNAVLGMAEKRSPELAEWIKDHVSFPGTMVDRIVPAATDESLAEISQHLGVNDPCAISCEPFIQWVVEDNFLAGRPAWEVAGVQMVNDVLPWEEMKLRMLNGSHSFLAYLGYLAGFAHISDCMQDRAFLHAARTLMLDEQAPTLRIKDVDLTQYADKLIARFANPALKHKTWQIAMDGSQKLPQRMLAGIRIHQARGTNWSLLALGVAGWMRYVSGVDDAGNAIDVRDPLSDKIRDLVAGSSNEQRVTALLSLREVFGDDLPNNPHFVQAIEQAWQQIAQFGAHQALLNTLKI